In Nicotiana tabacum cultivar K326 chromosome 10, ASM71507v2, whole genome shotgun sequence, the DNA window AATATGAAATAAATATCTCAGTGCAAATAATCATCAGCCAAATCTTTTTGTGATGGGATATTCATCAGCAAAAATCTACAGAATATGCGGTCATTATACACCCCTAACAACCATCATAGTTTATTTCTAATCCAGCAGAAGTACTCAACAAATTTTATGCAAGTAGCAATTTCTAAACTGAAAGCTTCCAAATATAAATGAACCCAAATCAGTCCTCTAAGCTTCTCCTTCTTCATCTAGTCTTGTCAACGCCTACAACAGGAAGAATGAAGCATCCAGCACTCAATCAAAGTGATAGAAATAGGAATTGGGAAATATATGGGCAACACTCAAATGAAGAGAATGCAAGAGACTAATGGCAATTACTTAGCATAATGCTGCCTTTGAGATCACTAAACTCTTTCAGGGCAATGAAATTGTTTCAAGGGTATTTTCTCCACTGTATCAGGAGGAAAAAGGAGGTTCCATATATCATGCTCTGTAGTCAAAATTTCTTTTccaaaaaatttcatatttcaaAACTATAAATTAGAAGGTCCCTGTTAAAATTCGGATATGTCCAAGACACTAAAGAGAAAAACTTAATTGACTTACCAAAATCGTAAATGAGGGGAAGGACATCAAACGAGGGTCCTATAGGTCTTGCTAGATACctatatcaaaaaataaaaactcgTTGGTCAGACAAATATTCAAAAAATGGATATATGGAAACTACAAAATCTCACCAAATGGAGGTTtataaaaaagaaaggaaaagagaactagaTAGAGATCAAGAGGAGAAAGTATATCCAATGATGTTATTACATGGTAGGACACTCCATCTCATTTGGCTAATTTATTCGGGTGGAAAAGAATGACTTCAAGTCTAGTTTAAGTTGAATCATGGCCGAGACTAAAGGTTGTTACCAGCAGAGGTAGTAGTCAACTAGATCATAGTTTCAACAATCTTGAAATCATGAAGGATTCACCCAGTACTGGATGTTTCGATGAATAAGAGAGCTACAATTCCTCCTGGACTAAAACTTAAAACTATCATACGAACACCTTCAGCTAATTACTAGATTGACACTTTTAGCTAATTATGACAGGGAGATATCCGTATATCTGTGCTGCTCTCAAATTAACACCACTCCCTTCCCCAGCAATGACAAAATTGAAAGAGCATTTATAGAGGGAACTGAAGATCAAAAACTTGAAGCCAGAAGTATGGATAGATTCTGTCCTTTCAGAACCATTTGTCATAAATATTGATCATTGTAACTACAGCGAATCAGATAACTACATCCTTGTTCCCTGACCCCCTCATGAGAGGGAAAAGAAGTTCCCCGTTTTGAATTTCTGCCTTCATTAATTTTCCTTAGTGACTGCTATGCGGTTCCGCAAAGCATGGCCGATCTAAACCCAAATAAAAGTGAATTCTGGTAAAATGACTTGCATAATAATGGTCAGAGTTCAAAACCCAAATAAAAGAGAAATGTGGTAAGATGACTAGCGTGATCATAAGTTCGGCCCCGAGAGatttggtctagtggtaagaCCGAAACACGTGATGTGTGGGTTCTGCACATGTCACAGGTTTGAACCATTTCTGATAAAAGTCTGATAtataagtggagaagggtagagggaaGGCCCATTATTTCAAACCGTGCGCCACTTGCCTCGGGATTTCTCAATTATCAAAGAAAAAGAATAGTCTGACTACTATGAATTTACTCAATATTGATCCTGTAAACTGAGCAGATTGAAAATGAAGAATTCGCAACACTGATTTGGAATTAAATTATAGTTAACTGATTCTATATACTCTGATCTGCATGAGCTAATAACTAACTCCACACGAAACCATTGCATAATTCTCAGACATTTTCATGAGACAAATCACAATTAAAGAGGCCGTAATTCAAATAACACATATTCCAAAGCTGATTCACTTAACAAATAAAATCGCACATTGCACAATCAGCTCTAATTAGGTCAACTAAATGCAGCAAGGCACCAACAGAAATTTAACTAATCAATAACAGAGCTCTACCTAATCCATGTGAAAATCAGCAAAGTTATGAGGCGACATAAAAATAGAGTACAAAATTACCTTCTGAAAGCCAACTGTAACTACGGAGAGAGTCAGTAAGCATGGAAGTCATCAAAGCCGAAGCAGTAGCAGTGTGGTATGGTTGCAGTGACTCCACGCAAGCGCTCAACTCAGCAGGACATCTTCAAATTCGTAATTTATTCAGTCAGATcgattaatttttaaaaaaaaaattgtattattctagaaactTCTAGTAAAGCAAGCACAAAAGAGTACCTAAAGATGCGATTAGAAAGAGGAGTTCTAGAAGCCTTGCGAAATGGAGGTCGAGCTGCTTTAGCCTCCGACGCTATCCTTGAGGCGGCATTGCGCAAGTACGGTGACCGGAAAATGGATCTAGCGGCGGCGAAGGCCATCGGGTTGGGAGAATCGTTCAGAATGTTTCCAAATGGAAAAGATTTTTCTGTGGAAATGAGATTAGAGGGTTCTGGGCTAAAACCCTAGGGGAATGCTTGGCttggatttattttattttgatttattctatTTAAATTTCTTAAGAGCCCTTTTTCCGAGGAAATGAGTAATATAGTTCCTTACAATTCTAATACTTGGATTAGAATTAATCTACGTAAGTTAATCTAAgtagactcgggaatgagattatttttgaggtcaTAAgctttatgctatttataacaggtgataagtaagtgtcgtgaaggttagagggtaaatATATCAAAGAagatgagtttcgttgaaagttgtcaatttgggataaaatacggtccgagttataatacccggtatttatcgactagtgtcatacaaggtaccacatgaccatgatagtaaggtgtataaaatgtattaaaagtgattagtattttaagtaatttgagataattcttaattatatggataattgggtaattatgaatttttagtggaagattaactaagtaattaagttaattaagaAATTGGTGGTTAATTATTTGGGTGGATAAGCATTAACGTTGCACCAAGTAGGGATTCAATATTGACTAGGCAAGTCTTGGAGGTAGGTGGCAAGATTAGATAATTCTTTGGTCAAGTATTCCTAGAAGTGGGGCCCACTCACTTTGATAAAGAAATAACCTCCCTACATCATTAAATGGAAATGGAAATGCTTGCTAAAGTTACGGATGGGAATTGTGATGATCCGCCATGTTATCATGTCACATAggcgccatttggcatatattaatgtcatgtggaagcttacataagaagaagctagcatttgtgagatgattctagagaggtatgagcatttccttaggaagaacctagatccttatggatttgctaggaaaatccttggaatcttataggcttgtagagaattctagaaaaaacccttatcttgtaaatatcaaggacttgtgtaataattaatatttacgcactagcccctaggagactagtatataaagggggtcattcATTTGCAATTCATCAAGCaagcaattcaagttctctctaatacaaaacttcctttaacaattctcttgtgttctttcttccattctcttagtGATCTTGAGTATAGTAaagctgacttggcatagcaagaacgtgagcaagttgtgcaagatcgtgagcgagttgtcaagtgtcgcacgtgtacttagttaacaactaaggacgtgacaacgtggtatcagagcgaaggtttcaactaagggaatggcgaacaacggagaaattaacgctgccaacacccaagccaacgtCATCCAGGATGTTGCTGGCAAGAGCGGCCGTAACAAAAAAGAGGAATGCCACCAACAAGAGCTAGGAGGTGCCACCTGAGGTTGTGTCAAAcgaagggcttacatcccaaaaaccatctgccactgaggcgagcgaggatgaagtggaggtccttctagaggacgtctcgctcggtaagagtgggtgatgaagatgaacgcGAGGATGGACGTCGTGGAGATCTTTGGCCAATGCTTAgggaaggtggaaggcacccttaacgttcttgaggggcacactcttgaagagattgagagtatccaaaatgacttggagggacgtaCACATACTGATatggaactaaggcaaaccatcactgccttagagtgcagactcatggaggctttgagtactatcgatgctatgaaggcaaagatagagtcactcgaggGGCATGTCAATGCTGGCATGACCGAGGTAGCCAGCAATGTTGTGGtgacgagggaggccaagatcgaggctctcaaacccccggtgttcaaaggtgttcgtgatgcagaagaagtggaaaacttcctttggcacttggagaactacttcaggcaCGGCAAAGTGAGGGACGACGAGGCCAAGATCAACACTGCGGTATTGTACCTCTCAAAGACTTCCATGCTATGATGGAGACGGAAGATGGTCGACATGGATAAAGGTCTATGTACTATTAGCACATGGGATCAGTTCAAAGCGGAGTTCAAgcgacagttctttccaaacaatgtcttgtacgaGGCAAGGCGCAAGCTTAGGGAATTGAAGCAAACAGGGAGCATACGTAACTATGTCAAAGAGTTCACcacccttatgcttcaaatccccaacctgaccaatgatgacttgttgttccacttcatggaTGGGTTGCAAAATTGGCCAAGCAGGAGTTGCAACGCCGACAAGTCACtgatatagaccaagccatagtggaggccgaatcattgatggatttcaGGCATAACAAGTACGATAAAGGCAATGGCAAGGAGTCAAAGgttaacaatgtcaaaggtgggggagaccgtggcaaaggcaaggagatacaacaacaatactccaAGACTCAAGATTTCAAAAAGTCGAGTGGCCGTCAGGGCTACGCCGAGAAGAAGGCGCAGGTCGAGAAGAAGGGATGCTATATATGCGGAGGGCCGCATGGCTTCAGGAATTATCTTGACCTTAAGAGCCTCAGTGCCATGGTACGTGAGCGGAAGGAGCAGCCATAAGGAGAGAGTCCGGGAATCACACAGTTGGGTATGATCGGATTATGTAGTGCTGTCACGAAGCAAGCTATCCAACCTACCGAGAATGGAAATCAGTACgtggatctcaccatcaacaacatgcccgctcgtgcaatggtggatactggagcaactcataattttgtgactgaggctgccgcaaagagactagaattgaagcttgctccaaccaactctcgcgtcaagaccgtgaatgccgagatacagaatgctcgtggggtagctaatggagttggtgtcaaattgggagCTTGGGaaggtatgacaaactttaccgtaaccgctatggatatctttgacatcatactggggcaagagttctttagacatttgtcatactttaatcgacccctacctccaacgtctcttggttatggagcgagaaggagcttgcatggtacctacaataactatgccacacggacagagccaagcacaactctcagctatgcaggttgtcaaggggatcaagaagggggaCCCGACGTTCGTGGCAACCATCACAAGTCTGGAGGAAAACAAAAGTTTTCAAGAGATACTGCCGCCTTGCATAGAGAAGTTtcttgaggaaaacaaagatgtcatgcccgAGGAGTTGCCTAAGCACCTGCCACCTAGGCGAGAGGTGGATCACAGATTGAGTTGGAGCTAGGGGCTAAGCCACTTGCATTtgccccatatcgtatggcacttcCCGAGCTAGAGGAGCTCAGGAAACAATTGAAGGAGCTGCTAGATGCTGGTCACATTTGCCCATCAAAAGCACCTTTTGGCGCACCAGTATTGTTCcataagaagaaggatggatcgttgcgtttgtgcatagactaccgagcacttaataaggtcaccgtgaagaataagtacccgatcccgctcattgctgacttgttcgatagacttgggcaagccaagtactttaccaaggtggatcttcgaaagggctactaccaggttcGCATTGCGGAAGAGGATGAGCCAAAGACAGCATGTATGacgagatatggagcctttgagtggttggtgatgcccttcggcttaaccaatgcactagacacattttgcacccttatgaacaagatCTTCCATCCCTACCTTGATCTGTTCGTGGTAATCTACCTAGACGACATAGTCATCTATAGCAACACCTTGGAGGAGTACATggagcacttaaggaaggttttccaagtcttgtgagagaacgagctatacatcaagagggagaaatgtgagtttgcacaatcaaaggtgcacttattgggccatgtcattagcaatggAGAGCTAAGcatggacgaggctaaggtacgtgctatccaggagtgggaggcacctataaaggtaactgagttgagatccttccttggccttgttaactactatcgtcggttcatcaatggatactcagcaaaggccgcaccattgactgagttgttaaagaagaacaagccatgggtttggacGGAGCATTGTCAAAAGGAATTTGAATGTCTTAAGACAACTGTAACATAGGAGCCAGTCTTGACATTACCTGACTTTGCCAAAACATTTGAGGCTAGGTGGCAGAATTTCTTGGCCGAGTTTGATTATGCGCTGGAGTATAAGCCAGGAAAAGGTAATGTTGTAGCTGATGCCTCGAGCCAGAAAGCCGAGCTTGCTGCAATCACTTCAACGAGATGGGACATTCGggaggctataaaagaaggcatgcagTATGATCCAGTAGCCAAACAGCTTATCGAGTTAGCCAACAAAGGCAAGACGAGACGGTTTTGGATAGAAGACGGCCTACTACTTACCACAGGTCGGCGGGTCTACGTGCCTAAATTTGGAGACATTAGACGACGAATCATAAGGGAAAGTCATGACACAATGTGGGCTGGTCATCCAGGTTAACGTCGCACTAGGGCCCtggttgagtcagtctactattggccacACATGCGTGGTGACATAGAGTGCTATGTGCAGACTTGTCTTTTCTGTCAACAGGACAAGGTTGAACAACAATAACCcggaggacttttggagccactaccagttccagagcgtccatgggagagcgtgactatggactttatcacttgcctACCAAAGTCTAAAGGTTATGGTACTATTATAGTGGTcgtggatagattttccaaatatgTCACCTTCATTCCTGCCTCACCAAGTTGCACAGCTAAGGAAGCCGccaagctattctttaagaacgtggtaaaatattggggcttaccaaggcatatCATCAGTGATCGAGACCCCCGCTTCACTGAGAACTTTTGGAGAGAGTTGTTCGACATACTTGGCACGGAATTGCACTTTTCTACTAGTTTCCACCCACAGACGGATGGACAAACGGAACGGgtcaatgccttactagaatgctacttgaggcattatgtaagcgcGCGCCAGAAATATTGGACAAGGCTCCTAGACatcgcccaattctcttataacttgcagcggagtgagtccacggggcagacaccatttgagctagccacagGCCAACAACCCCAAACTCCACATTCATTACCAGCCACGTCcgagggaaagagtttgggggcttatcatatggccaaaGGATGGGAAGAGCAGCTCGACACtgctaagtcctacttggataaggtagctaagaagatgaagaagtttgctGACCGCAAGCGGTGTCCCACAgactatagagttggggacatggtcatggtaaagtttaacccaagacagttcaaggcattacggggcatgcatcagaatctaattcgctttagggttttaaaccctaatgctgaattttttccttttaatcagcattagggttttaaaccctaaactgaattttccttttagtcagcattagggttttaaaccctaaactgagtttttcctttcagccaacattagggttttaaaccctaaactgagcttttccatgcaatcagcattagggttttaaaccctaaactgaatttttcctttagtcagcattagggttttaaaccctaaactgaatttttcatttagtcagcattagggttttaaaccctaaactgaactttttccattcagccagcattagggttttaaaccctaaactaagcttttccatgcaatcagcattagggttttaaaccctaaactgaatttttcctttggtcagcattagggttttaaaccctaaactgaatttttcctttagtcagcattagggttttaaaccctaaactgaactttttccattcagccagcattaaggttttaaaccctaaactgagctcttccatgcagtcagcattagggttttaaaccctaaactgaattttcctttagtcagcattagggttttaaaccctaaactgaacgttttccattcagccagcattagggttttaaaccctaaactaagctttttcatgcaatcagcattagggttttaaaccctaaactgaatttttcatttagtcagcattagggttttaaaccctaaactgaactttttccattcagccagcattagggttttaaaccctaaactaagcttttccatgcaatcagcattagggttttaaaccctaaactgaatttttcctttggtcagcattagggttttaaaccctaaactgaatttttcctttagtcagcattaaggttttaaaccctaatctgaactttttccattcagccagcattagggttttaaaccctaaactgagctcttccatgcagtcagcattagggttttaaaccctaaactgaattttcctttagtcagcattagggttttaaaccctaaactgaactttttccattcagccagcattaagggttttaaaccctaaactgagcttttccatgcaatcagcattagggttttaaaccctaaactgaatttttcctttggtcagcattagggttttaaaccctaaactgaatttttcctttaattagcattagggttttaaaccctaaactgaacctttcccgttagtcagcattagggttttaaaccctaaactgaactttttccattcagccagcattagggttttaaaccctaaactgagctcttccatgcagtcagcattagggttttaaaccctaaactgaatttttcctttagtcagcattagggttttaaaccctaaactgaactttttccattcagccagcattagggttttaaaccctaaactgagcttttccatgcaatcagcattagggttttaaaccctaaactgaatttttcctttaatcagcattagggttttaaaccctaaactgaatttttcctttagtcagcattagggttttaaaccctaaactgaacttatttccattcagccagcattagggttttaaaccctaaactgagcttttccatgcaatcagcattagggttttaaaccctaaactgagtttttccatgcaatcagcattagggttttaaaccctaaactgaatttttcctttagtcagcattagggttttaaaccctaaactgaacttttttccattcagccagcattagggttttaaaccctaaactgaacttttttccattcagccagcattagggttttaaaccctaaactgagcttttccatgcaatcagcattagggttttaaaccctaaactgaatttttcctttaatcagcattagggttttaaaccctaaactgaatttttcctttagtcagcattagggttttaaaccctaaactgaaccttttttcattgagccagcattagggttttaaaccctaaactgagcttttccatgtaatcagcattagggttttaaaccctaaactgaattattcctttaatcagcattaggattttaaaccctaaactgaatttttcctttagtcagcattagggttttaaaccctaaattgaacttttttccattcaaccagcattagggttgtaaaccctaaactgagcttttccatgcaatcagcattagtgttttaaaccctaaactgaatttttcctttaatcagcattagtgttttaaaccctaaactgaatttttcatttagtcagcattagggttttaaaccctaaactgaacttttttccattcagccagcattagggttttaaaccctaaactgagcttttccatgcaatcagcattagggttttaaaccctaaactgaatttttcctttaatcagcattagggttttaaaccctaaactgaatttttcctttagtcagcattagggttttaaaccctaaactgaatttttcctttagtcagcattagggttttaaaccctaaactgaacttttttccatttagccagcattagggttttaaaccctaaactgagcttttccatgcaatcagcattagggttttaaaccctaaactgaatttttcctttagtcagcattagggttttaaaccctaaactgaattttccctttagtcagcattagggttttaaaccctaaactgaacttttttccattcagccagcattagggttttaaaccctaaactgagcttttccatgcaatcagcattaggattttaaaccctaaactgaatttttcctttagtcagcattagggttttaaaccctaaactgaacttttttctattcagccagcattaggattttaaaccctaaactgaaccttttttcattcagccagcattagggttttaaaccctaaactgagcttttccatgcaatcagcattagggttttaaaccctaaactgaatttttcctttaatcagcattagggttttaaaccctaaactgaatttttcctttagtcagcattagggttttaaaccctaaactgaacttttttccattcagccagcattagggttttaaaccctaaactgagcttttccatgcaatcagcattagggttttaaaccctaaactgaatttttcctttagtcagcattagggttttccattcagccagcattagggttttaaaccctaaactgagcttttccatgcaatcagcattagggttttaaaccctaaactgaatttttcctttagtcagcattagggttttccattcagccagcattagggttttaaaccctaaactgagcttttccatgcaatcagcattagggttttaaaccctaaactgaatttttcctttaatcagcgttagggttttaaaccctaaaatgaatttttcctttaatcagcattagggttttaaaccctaaactgaatttttcctatagccagcattagggttttaaaccctaaactgaacttttttccattcagccagcattagggttttaaaccctaaactgagcttttccatgcaatcagcattagggttttaaaccctaaactgaatttttcctttagtcagcattagggttttaaaccttaaactgaatttttcctttagtcagcattagggttttaaaccctaaactgaacttttttccattcagccagcattagggttttaaaccctaaactgagctttccatgcaatcagcattagggttttaaaccctaaactaaattttcttttagtcagcattagggttttaaaccctaaactgaactttttcctttcagccagcatcagggttttaaaccttatactgagcttttccttgcaattagcatttgggttttaaaccctaagatgaacttctccccagctagtcggtattaggacatttccttaggaagaacctagatccttatggatttgctaggaaaatccttggaatcttataggcttgtagagaattctagaaaaaacccttatcttgtaaatatcaaggacttgtgtaataattaatatttacgcactagcccctaggagactagtatataaagggggtcattcATTTGCAATTCATCAAGCaagcaattcaagttctctctaatacaaagcttcctttaacaattctcttgtgttctttcttccattctcttagtGATCTTGAGTATAGTAaagctgacttggcatagcaagaacgtgagcaagttgtgcaagatcgtgagcgagttgtcaagtgtcgcacgtgtacttagttaacaactaaggacgtgacaacgtggtatcagagcgaagGTTTCAACTAAGGGAATGGCGAACAACAGAGAAATTAACGctgccaacacccaagccaacgtCATCCAGGATGTTGCTGGCAAGAGCGGCCGTAACAAAAAAGAGGAATGCCACCAACAAGAGCTAGGAGGTGCCACCTGAGGTTGTGTCAAAcgaagggcttacatcccaaaaaccatctgccactgaggcgagcgaaggatgaagtggaggtccttctagaggacgtctcgctcggtaagagtgggtgatgaagatgaacgcGAGGATGGACGTCGTGGAGATCTTTGGCCAACGCTTAgggaaggtggaaggcacccttaacgttcttgaggggcacactcttgaagagattgagagtatccaaaatgacttggagggacgtaCACATACTGATatggaactaaggcaaaccatcactgccttagagtgcagactcatggaggctttgagtactatcgatgctatgaaggcaaagatagagtcactcgaggGGCATGTCAATGCTGGCATGACCGAGGTAGCCAGCAATGTTGTGGtgacgagggaggccaagatcgaggctctcaaacccccggtgttcaaaggtgttcgtgatgcagaagaagtggaaaacttcctttggcacttggagaactacttcaggcaCGGCAAAGTGAGGGACGACGAGGCCAAGATCAACACTGCGGTATTGTACCTCTCAAAGACTTCCATGCTATGATGGAGACGGAAGATGGTCGACATGGATAAAGGTCTATGTACTATTAGCACATGGGATCAGTTCAAAGCGGAGTTCAAgcgacagttctttccaaacaatgtcttgtacgaGGCAAGGCGCAAGCTTAGGGAATTGAAGCAAACAGGGAGCATACGTAACTATGTCAAAGAGTTCACcacccttatgcttcaaatccccaacctgaccaatgatgacttgttgttccacttcatggatgggttgcaaaattggctaagcaggagttgcaacgccgacaagtcactgatatagaccaagccatagtggaggccgaatcattgatggatt includes these proteins:
- the LOC107825318 gene encoding protein NUCLEAR FUSION DEFECTIVE 6, mitochondrial isoform X1 yields the protein MAFAAARSIFRSPYLRNAASRIASEAKAARPPFRKASRTPLSNRIFRCPAELSACVESLQPYHTATASALMTSMLTDSLRSYSWLSEAQNEDV
- the LOC107825318 gene encoding protein NUCLEAR FUSION DEFECTIVE 6, mitochondrial isoform X2 gives rise to the protein MAFAAARSIFRSPYLRNAASRIASEAKAARPPFRKASRTPLSNRIFRCPAELSACVESLQPYHTATASALMTSMLTDSLRSYSWLSEGVDKTR